In Rhodothermales bacterium, one genomic interval encodes:
- a CDS encoding T9SS type A sorting domain-containing protein, whose translation MKKVLIPLAALLLIPVLANAQTEWDLQGEFWPQILLDNAIGSGHGIAVDGMDRLWFQPFSKSDSVDTGGGVYEAVSATYVFNADMSLVEVLKFVSLPGGVTDTLGFDALADNGRGLRADGNGDILMSLDKSLYYLDHTTVGDGDGIATGFKRAFNDGSTGYCAVNAAAVATDTGNIFIGSVCSGDDASPRELNPTDLGDLGNVADISVGFSRSFEVSPDGNSVLWAGYTNNAVILYQRADEFSAWDSIGTVLRGMDSESMTINRATGNLWVGSGSPNDAPNRYVLPDGTPVVTNWNSNTWYEFALADVIDGDAVETPLGSITWGECQTFTAGVCNETGGRPRGLAFSNDGNTAWVTQFSQTAPAMYYYTVGTTSIDQVDSTVPESYTLSQNYPNPFNPSTTIEFALKESQHAQLSVFDMMGREVAVLVDQTMMPGTYEATFNADNLSSGIYLYRLQVGATQLTGTMTLLK comes from the coding sequence ATGAAGAAAGTACTGATACCACTCGCAGCACTGCTGCTTATTCCGGTGCTGGCGAACGCTCAGACCGAGTGGGATCTGCAGGGCGAATTTTGGCCGCAGATCTTGCTCGACAACGCAATCGGATCAGGTCATGGCATTGCGGTTGATGGAATGGACCGGCTCTGGTTTCAACCTTTTAGCAAGAGCGACAGCGTTGACACAGGCGGCGGCGTCTACGAGGCCGTAAGTGCGACTTATGTCTTCAACGCCGACATGTCGCTTGTTGAAGTCCTGAAGTTCGTATCGCTTCCCGGAGGCGTCACCGATACGCTCGGATTCGACGCGCTTGCTGATAATGGGCGCGGCTTGCGTGCTGACGGCAATGGCGACATCCTCATGTCGTTGGACAAATCCCTGTACTACCTCGATCACACGACCGTCGGCGACGGCGATGGCATTGCCACGGGGTTCAAGCGGGCCTTCAACGATGGTAGCACCGGATACTGTGCCGTGAACGCAGCGGCAGTGGCCACGGACACCGGAAACATCTTCATTGGCTCCGTGTGTAGCGGTGATGATGCATCGCCCAGGGAACTCAACCCCACAGATCTGGGTGACCTCGGAAATGTGGCGGACATTTCCGTCGGGTTTTCGCGGTCTTTCGAGGTATCACCGGATGGTAATTCCGTGTTGTGGGCAGGCTATACGAACAACGCGGTAATTCTGTACCAGCGGGCCGATGAGTTCTCCGCCTGGGATTCCATTGGCACCGTGCTTCGCGGCATGGACAGCGAGTCCATGACAATCAACCGGGCCACCGGAAATCTATGGGTTGGCTCAGGATCGCCGAACGATGCACCCAACCGTTACGTACTACCCGATGGTACACCCGTCGTAACGAACTGGAACTCGAACACCTGGTATGAATTCGCTCTCGCGGACGTCATTGATGGCGATGCTGTCGAGACGCCTCTCGGATCCATAACCTGGGGCGAGTGCCAGACATTCACGGCCGGTGTTTGCAATGAGACGGGGGGTCGCCCGCGCGGTCTTGCCTTCAGCAACGACGGCAATACAGCATGGGTCACTCAGTTCAGCCAGACGGCTCCGGCTATGTACTATTACACCGTGGGCACGACGTCTATCGATCAAGTGGACTCGACCGTTCCGGAGAGCTACACACTCTCGCAGAACTACCCGAACCCGTTCAATCCATCAACGACGATTGAGTTTGCGCTCAAAGAGTCGCAACATGCACAGCTGAGTGTGTTTGACATGATGGGTCGTGAGGTTGCGGTGCTGGTCGACCAGACTATGATGCCCGGCACCTACGAGGCGACGTTTAATGCCGATAACCTGTCGTCCGGCATTTATCTGTATCGTCTGCAGGTCGGTGCAACGCAGCTGACCGGCACGATGACGCTTCTGAAGTAG